A window of Crateriforma spongiae genomic DNA:
CAAGCCGGATGGATCGAAACTGGTTTTGTGGGGACGACGAATCGAAGGATTCAATGTCGAGTTGCCGGATGAACCGCCGGAATCTTACTGGCCCGACACGTGGCGAGGACTGTCGCCGAAGCAAGATGATGATGACGCTGATCTGGCGGCGAATGAGTCCGACGAACTGGGGTTCGATAACGAGTTGGACATGTTCGACGGTTCGATGGGAATGAATGCCGCGGACGAGTCATCGACGGTGCCTGACGAATTGCGTGATCCCGATGTGGACCCGCTGGACCGGCATCTGCGGTTGATCTTTCACCGCGATCGACCGTCGGAAAGCTTCTACAAATGGGTGCTTCAGCCGTCGAAATGATTCGGTGTCAATCGCGCCGGTTGCCGGTTTCGGATCGGTATTCATCGCGCAGCGTGTGCGCCGCGACACCATTCGATCGGCACAGCGAAAACCCGCTCGGGATCAGCCGCCGGGCGTGGTGAATTCGGCGTAGTCGTCGAATTCACTGTGATGCTCCGGCGCCCGGTTGGTGAACCGCGTAAAGTCGGATTCCCAGGTCAATTCGACTTCGCCGACCGGACCGTTCCGCTGTTTGGCGATGATGATTTCAGCTTGGCCGGCAAACTGCGCCCGGTCTTCGCCGCGGTGATAGTATTCTTCGCGGTGCACAAACATCACCACGTCGGCATCCTGTTCGATTGCACCGGATTCCCGCAGGTGCGAAAGCTTGGGACGGTGATCCTTGCTGTCTTCGGCCTGACGATTCAACTGTGACAGACACAACAGCGGGACGCCGAGTTCCCGTGCGACGCCTTTCAAACGCCGCGCGATCTTGGCCACCTGTTCTTGCCGTGGGTCGCGTGAGTTGTCGGGTTCGATCAGCTGCAAGTAATCGATCACGATCATGCCAAGTTCGTCTTCACGACGTTTGATCCGCCGGGCGGCCGCCGCGATTTCGCTGACCGTCCGGCTGGGTGAATCGTCGACGAACAGCGGAGCTTGGCTGATCTCATTGGCCGTTTGGACCAACCGGCCTTGGTCGTCGGAGGAAATGGTTCCGTTTCGAAGGCGGTGACCGTTGACGCGGGCCAGCGAACACAGCATCCGGTCGGCCAATTCGATGCCCGACATTTCCAGGCTGACGAACAGCACGGGCAATTTTTGTTCGATGGCGACGTGTTCAGCGATGTTCATTGCCAATGCCGTTTTGCCCATCGACGGTCGAGCGGCCAGGATGATCAGTTCGCCGTTGTGCAGTCCACCGGTCATCTGGTCAAAGTCTGTCAGCCCGGTTTCGGCCCCGCCGTCGGTGACCTCGTCTCGCATGCGAGCTTCCATGCGGTCCATCGCTTGGTGAAGCACTTCGCTAAGGCTGTGCAGCGATTGGCTGGACCGGCCGTCCATGATCGCAAAGACTTTTTGTTCCGCTTGAGCACACAGTTCTTTGGCGGTGCTGGATTGATCGTACGCGTCGCGGAGGATTTCCGTGCTGGATTCGATCAGTCGCCGAAAGACGGCTTTTTCCGCGACGACTTCGCCGTAGTACGACGCGTGTGCCGCGTTGGGGACAGCGCCGGACAGTTTGGCCAAGTACGCGGCGCCGCCGATCTTGTCGTAATTGCCGGCAGTCCGCAGCTTGGACACCAGCAACGTGATGTCGATCTTTTCGCCCGTGTCGTACATGTCACGACAGGTTTGATAGATCATCCGGTTGGCGTCGTCATAGAAGTCTTCGCTGCGAAGCGACGCCAAGTCGTCCAGCACATCGGGCATCAATAGGACGCTGCCCAAGACGCCCATTTCGGCTTCCAAATCGAAGGGCGGGTTACGCTGCAGAATTTCCGCCGCGGATTGTTTGCGTTCGGGTTTATCGCGACGACTGTACGTGTTGGGAAAACCGGCGCTCATGTCGATCCTGTCATCCTGAAATTGCAAAGAATCCTGGGTCGGCCGCGTCCGATCTTGCCGCAAAAGTCACGGCGGTGACCGGAGGGTCCGCAACCGAAAACCCGTCCGTGGTGAATCAGCCGGTCCGCAGCACTTGTTCGATCCGCTGAACCGCCTGTTCGGCCGACAAAGCTTTGGGGCCGCGACCGATCAGTTTGCCTGATTCGATCCAAGCGGTCACCTTTTTCGATGCCGCGATGGCCGTGCTGTGGCTGCGGCCGCCATAGTGCTTGGCGATTTCGGAAAAGGCCGACGATGTTTTCTGGCGGGCCAAGTACATCGCCAACATCCGTGGTTCGCTGACCGTCCGTGTTTGCGCGTTGCTGCGTAAGATCGCGTCGTCCAAATCGAAGACTTGGCAAACGGCGCGTTCAATCGTCGACAGTGTGACCGGCGGTGCCTGGCTGCGAAGGATGTCGCCGCCGAACTGACGAATCTCATCCATCGTCGGCATCCGTCCGTACATGCGTTGCAAGGTGTCGACCAAGTTGACCACGCCACGGACCAGACGTCCGTCCCCGTCGATCATCCCGGCGATTTCGTCGACCACTTCGGATGGCCACTGGATGTTGCATCGTTGGGTGATCAAACGCTGCATCAGCGGCACGCGGATCGCGTTGTCCAGCGGCAACAGCGGGCACACCAAACCCGACGCCATGCGTCCGACCAATTCACCGGTCAGCCCGTTGATTTCGCTGGGGGCACGGTTGGCGGTGAAGATGACCGGGCGTCCCTGTTCCATCAACGCTTCGGTCGTGTACAGCAATTCGCGAAGCGTCGCCTTTTTGCCACCGACAAATTGGATGTCGTCGATGATCAACGCATCGACTTCGCGATAACGACGGCGAAACGCCGACAAACCGCTGGTCCCGACGAACTGAATGAAGTCGTTGGTGAAACGTTCGGCCGACAAGAACATGACGCGTCGCATGCGGTGACGCTGACGCATGTGGGCGGCGATGGCTTGGGCCAAGTGAGTTTTGCCGACACCGCTGGGGCCGTGGAAATACAACGGCGTGGCCGATCCGGGCGACTGGCAGGCCATTCGTGCGGCGGTCAAAGCCAACTGGTTCGACGGTCCGCCCAAGAAGTTGGCCATGGTGAACTCGGCTCCGGTGCAACCGCCTGTAGCGGGCGTGGGAGCCGATGACGAGTTGGCCGCGGCGGAATGGTTTTTGGCCGAACGGTTCTTGGCGGGCGGAGTGTTCGCCGAGGGGGGATTACCCGACGGATCCGCCACCGAGGCGGCTTCGTCGATCGACGTCGTCGCCGCGACGTCGGTCGATGCAGCCGCAGCGGCAGGGGTACTGTCGGCAGTGCGCGATGATCGCGGCTTGGATTCCTGGCGCCGCGTGGCGTCGTGCGATTGTCCGTCTTGTTGTTGCGCGGGAGCGTTGCGATCGCTTACTTTCTGGTCGCGTTGTTGCTGGCTGTGATCCCACAGCGTGGCGATCGATTCGGACGAACGGCCGCCGCGACGATGACGTCGGCTTGCGGGGCGACGATCCGTGTGGGATGCGGTTGCCGCCGGTCGTGCCGCTCGTTTAGCGACCGCGGGCGGTGCGGGATCGACGATGTCATCGGCCAGGGTTTGTTGAACCGCGGGCGGACGGACTTCGATGCGATAACCCCACATCGGCGGTGGTGAACCGTCGGTCGGCTGGGGCGCGGCGGCCATGGCGGCGGCACGCAGTTCACGCTGCAATTTGGATTGCATGCGGTCGGCGGCGAATTGTCCGCGGACGTTCAAGACGATCGCGGCATCGAACCGTGATCCCAACGGGGCGGCCTGGTCGGCTTCGGACGCGCTACTCTGGTCATCGCCGTGCTGCACTGTGATGTCGACCCCTTGGCCGAACCACAGACGAAATCGGTCTTCGCCGATACGTCGCATCAACGCTTCCTTGAATCGGTCGACGACTTCCTTATCGTCGGTGCTGCCATGCGATGAAGACATACCGGTAGCGCAATCCTCCTTCAATGCTTTGTCGCCGAAGAGAAACATCCGTTGGAAACCACGCGCCAGCCATCGTTGCTGTTGCGTGATTCCGAAATCCAGTGGTGACCGGTTGGGGTCCGGCCGGAATCTTTCGACGACACACCAAAGCGTTGGCAGAATGACCTGACCAACCTAGCTCCGCCGGGCGGCTGACCCGCCGTCGCAGACTCCTTCACGTGGTGCTCCGGCGACTGCCTGAGTGCCACGTGGAGGCAGATTCTAGGATTGCTAGCATTCAAGTCAAACTCGCTTACTTGCGGCTCGAAAACGGGTCTTCGGCGGACCAAGTCGGCGCGTCGTGCGGCCCCTGAAATTACGTCGGTCCGGTGTGTTGTGGCGTGGCGGATTCGCGACCACCACAGGCACGGCTTTCAGTTTATCGACCCGTGGATAATCTGTCGCCGGTTGAAATGGGCTGAAATATTCACGCAATGTTTACTTTTGCAAACCGCTTGGCAACAACGACTTACGACGACCGCCTTGAATCGGGGGCAGAACGAACGGGCGACTTCATCGATTTTCAATTTTTCTGCCCCAGATCGACTCAAGCAAAATCGGTCGGAAACCGCGTTGCCGGTAGATCCGGCCGGCGGGCTGGTTCTCGGTGTCCACCGCCAGCAGCAGCCGGTCACACTGGTGGTCAAGCGCCCACGTGACCGCCTGTTCCAAGATCTGGGCCCCTAAGCCGCCCCCCCGAAATTCCGGCAGCACCCCCATGTAGGTGACTTCGGCGGCCGGCGGCTTGTCGTCCTTCGAAGCGTGCAGGGACATCAGCAGGACGCCGACGGTGGCATCGCTTTTGGTGATCAGGTGCCAGCCGGAGTCGCAGAACGAATCCGAACGCCGATAGCTTTCCAACAACTGGGCGGCCGAGCGAAAGTTGGAAAAGCCGGGACAGTCCAGGCTGTCCGTGTAGGTCGCTTCGACGACACGCCGAAAGTCATCGTCGACCGGTTGCTCGATGGGGGCGGGGACGACGTGCCGGCCGATCCGCCACGTGATTTCGGGGTCTTCCGGGATCGTGATCCGCAGCGGTTGCAGCGCCATGTACTGCAGCGTGCCCAGCGGCGTGAAGCCCATCTGGACCGGACGACAACGCGGCCGGGCCTCGGCATCGACCGCGTCGGTAGCCCACTGGGCGAAAGCAATGTTGCGTCGCCGCAGCAGCCGGTCCATCTGGGTGACCAAGTGTCGACGCAGCCGGTGGACCCTTTGGGCGGGAATTTCGGCATCCCCGGCATCGACGATCTGTTCGGCGGCAAATAACACGTTGGCGACATCGGAATTGTCAGCCGCGATGGCCACGGCGGTCGCCCAGCTGGCTTGATCGGTCGACTCGGACTCCTTGACCGCCGCAGCCACGATCTGATCGCTGCGTCCGCTGCGCAGCGTTGTCATCCACTGATCCGCGATGATGTGCGAGCGTTGGATCGACACATCCTGTAATAAACGTGGTAAATCCGTTGCAATCCGTTGCATCGCGGCGGCCGGCGGCATCGGCCGGGGCGCCGCTGCGTCCTGCGGTTGGGCACCGTTCATGGTTGGGTCGACAGCGTTGGGGTGACGAATCGAAAGACAAGCGGGAGAGCGAAAAATCGGGCCACCGATTGGAGCAAAGTTCATCCAATGGGGGCGGCAATTCGTTTCCCGAAACGCCATTAGACTTTATTATGTCCTGCGGCGGCGACACGTTCGGCGACACGGGCGAACCAACCAAACAAGTTTGAACGACTCGATTAGCGAATGGATGGATGCGAGTTCAAAGGAAACCAATGGGCTCGCCGATCAACGGGCTGGCCGCGATCCTGCTTGCCGGCGTGATCGGCAGTCTTCTGACCCCCGCACCGGCCGACGCACAGGGGCTGTTCCGGCGTCTGGGCAACCGCATCCGCGGTATCGCTCCCCCCACCGTGCCGCCGCCCCCGGTCCCCGGCTATGACGCGTCGCGCCGAGCCCGCGGCAACTTGATTCGACCAAACACGACACCCGAAGGAAGCGGTCCGGTCGTTCGCAACCGTGTTCCGGTCAGCCCGACGCCGGACACCGACAGGGGGCTTCAGCGAATTTCGCCGCGAAATGATGGCGGTGGAAATCCGGCAGGTTCCAACGTCTTTGAGGCTCCGCTGTCCGAGACGGATTCCGCCGGCGATCGCGGGAACGCGTCCGGTAAAGGCCCCGGCCGTTTGGGTGTGGAGGCTTTGGCGGTCACCCGACCGGTGCGTGGTGTTCGGATTCATCGGATTTTGCCCGGATCGAATCTGCGGCAAAGCGGGCTGGCCGAAGGCGACATCTTGGTCCAGTTCAACAATCGTTCGGTCACCGATGTTGACGAATTGGCTGTGGCTTTGCGGTCCACGTCGCCCGGCGAAGACGCTCGGGTGCGAATCATTCGTGGCTACACCGCCTATGACGCCACGATTCGTTTGGTGGGACAACGTTCGCCTTCGCCCGAAGCCGTCGCGGCATCCACCAGCACTGACGATGGCGACGAAGACGCGACGACCCCGCCGCCACGATTGCCGCAACGCATCGATGCATCGGCTTGGAAATCGGCGGTCGGTTTGACCGGCACTTCGTCCGGCGACGCGGTGGGTTTTGAAATTGATTCGGTCACCCCCGGCGGCGTCGCGGCGGGGGCCGGTTTGCGTGCGGGCGACCGAATCGTCTCGGTCGACGGCATGGCGTGGCGTGACCAAGCGGTGGCGGCGACGCTGGCGTCGGCCGACCGATCCAACCCGGTCGTGGTCCAAGTCATCCGTGACAACCGGCTGATCGAACGCCGACTGGCTGCGCCGGGCAACGCCGATGGCAATGGAAACTCTGGCGGCTCGGATGTGAAAGACAAAGTCGCGGCGGCACAGCGGGTCGAATCTGACGCGGCCGAGGCATCGGATTCGGCTTCGACGATGATCAGCGGGCTCGGGTCCGTCTTGGGCGGCATGTTCGGCGGTTCGTCCCAGTCGTCGGAATCGAAACCAACGCCGGAGCCACAACCGTCGGCCTCCACCGAGTCCCCCGAGCCGGGCGCCGGCGACGCGGTGGAAGAACTACCGGCCCCGGCGGGCCAGTCCGACACGATGGATTTTGGTGACGACGAGCCGATCGATTCGGACACGTTTGATTTTCCACCGGAACGGGAACTGTGATCGACCGACGATACGTGCCGTCGATCGGTGGCGGTGATGCCTGCGTTGCGTCCCGGCTCGTGGCGGTTGCCGTCGCGAATCGCCCCTGGGGTTGGCGGAGACATCGAATTTCCCGGCATCAAGGGCAATGTTTCGCTCGATGCGACGCACGTCTGTGCCGGGCGATACACTGAACCGCTCAGGCATTGGTCACGAATAACCTTGATCGCATGCTACGCCAAAACGACGTTGCGACGGGCTGCCGCGGGTCCTACGATCGAGGTGTCCCCCATCCGCAGCGCCGTGGTTGGGGCATCGACTCCGCCTGCCGGTCGGAATGCGCTGACGCGACTCGCGTCGCTCCGGCAACTTTTACTTGTTTGATCCGTCTAGGAAAACGCCATGGATTGCTGCGACTCCGCAACCCAAAACCTGACACATCGCCCATCGTCGATCGTCGCTCGATGTCGACCGGGCATGGCGATCGTGATGCTGTTGGTTTCGTCATCGGTCATGAATCCGATCGCGGCTCAGGAAGCCGCCCCGGCGAATCCGCCCGCCCGCGGCCCGTCGATGCAAGACCGCCAGTTGGCACAGATCATTTCCCAGCTGATGCCACGCCAGCACGTGTCGTCACGCGAATTGGACGATCAAATCAGCCAGCGTGCGTTGGATCTTTACCTGAACATGCTGGACCCGCTGAAGATTTACTTCTTGCAGGGCGACGTCGACCAGTTTCGTCAGTACGAGGCGTCGATCGATGACCTGGTCAAACGTGGCGACATCAATCCCGCGTATGTGATCTTCAACCGCTTTACCAAGCGTGTCGATGAACGCGTCGCGATGGCGATGCAGTTGCTGGATCAAGATTTCGATTTCACCAAAGAAGAATCGATCGTCGTCGACCCGGACCAAGCCCAATATGCACGAAACGACGCCGAGGCTCGCGACCGCTGGCGCAAGCAGATCAAGTACGCGATGCTGTTGTTGATGGACGACGACAAGACCGCCGAGGAAGCCAAGGATCAACTGCGTCGTCGTTACCAACGATACGCACGACGTTGGAAAGACACCGATTCGGACGACTTGCTGGAAATGTACCTGACCAGCGTCACCAGCGGCTTCGATCCGCACAGCACCTACATGTCGCCCGGAACACTGGAAGATTTCCGCATTCAAATGCGGCTGAACCTGGAGGGCATTGGTGCGGCTTTGCGTGAAAAAGACGGGAACACCGTCGTCAGCAGCGTGATCCCCGGTGGTGCCGCCGACAAAGATGGCCGCTTGAAGCCCGATGACGTGATCGTGTCGGTCGGCCAAGGCGACAGCGGCGAATCGGTCGACATCGTTGAAATGCCGCTGAAAGACGTGGTCGACTTGATCCGCGGCAAAGCGGGCACCACGGTCCGCCTTGGCGTCAAACCCGGCGGCGTCAGCGCGGTGGAGGAATACAAGATCATTCGCGCCCAAGTCGAATTGGAAGAATCGGCGGCGCGAGGCGAAATCCTCGAACACCAAGTCCCCGGCGTCAATCAACCGCTGAAGATCGGCTACATCAATCTGCCCAGCTTCTATCTGGACATGGAAAAGGCGCGTGACGGCGGCGACGCGGATTACCGCAGCAGCACTCGGGACGTCCGCAAAATCTTGGATGATTTCCGAGCCAAAGGTGTTGCCGGTGTGGTCTTGGATCTCAGCAAGAACGGCGGCGGCAGCTTGACCGAAGCGATCACCCTGACGGGTCTGTTCATCGATCATGGCCCGGTCGTTCAGGTGAAAGATT
This region includes:
- the dnaB gene encoding replicative DNA helicase encodes the protein MSAGFPNTYSRRDKPERKQSAAEILQRNPPFDLEAEMGVLGSVLLMPDVLDDLASLRSEDFYDDANRMIYQTCRDMYDTGEKIDITLLVSKLRTAGNYDKIGGAAYLAKLSGAVPNAAHASYYGEVVAEKAVFRRLIESSTEILRDAYDQSSTAKELCAQAEQKVFAIMDGRSSQSLHSLSEVLHQAMDRMEARMRDEVTDGGAETGLTDFDQMTGGLHNGELIILAARPSMGKTALAMNIAEHVAIEQKLPVLFVSLEMSGIELADRMLCSLARVNGHRLRNGTISSDDQGRLVQTANEISQAPLFVDDSPSRTVSEIAAAARRIKRREDELGMIVIDYLQLIEPDNSRDPRQEQVAKIARRLKGVARELGVPLLCLSQLNRQAEDSKDHRPKLSHLRESGAIEQDADVVMFVHREEYYHRGEDRAQFAGQAEIIIAKQRNGPVGEVELTWESDFTRFTNRAPEHHSEFDDYAEFTTPGG
- a CDS encoding DnaA/Hda family protein — encoded protein: MSSSHGSTDDKEVVDRFKEALMRRIGEDRFRLWFGQGVDITVQHGDDQSSASEADQAAPLGSRFDAAIVLNVRGQFAADRMQSKLQRELRAAAMAAAPQPTDGSPPPMWGYRIEVRPPAVQQTLADDIVDPAPPAVAKRAARPAATASHTDRRPASRRHRRGGRSSESIATLWDHSQQQRDQKVSDRNAPAQQQDGQSHDATRRQESKPRSSRTADSTPAAAAASTDVAATTSIDEAASVADPSGNPPSANTPPAKNRSAKNHSAAANSSSAPTPATGGCTGAEFTMANFLGGPSNQLALTAARMACQSPGSATPLYFHGPSGVGKTHLAQAIAAHMRQRHRMRRVMFLSAERFTNDFIQFVGTSGLSAFRRRYREVDALIIDDIQFVGGKKATLRELLYTTEALMEQGRPVIFTANRAPSEINGLTGELVGRMASGLVCPLLPLDNAIRVPLMQRLITQRCNIQWPSEVVDEIAGMIDGDGRLVRGVVNLVDTLQRMYGRMPTMDEIRQFGGDILRSQAPPVTLSTIERAVCQVFDLDDAILRSNAQTRTVSEPRMLAMYLARQKTSSAFSEIAKHYGGRSHSTAIAASKKVTAWIESGKLIGRGPKALSAEQAVQRIEQVLRTG
- a CDS encoding GNAT family N-acetyltransferase; this translates as MNGAQPQDAAAPRPMPPAAAMQRIATDLPRLLQDVSIQRSHIIADQWMTTLRSGRSDQIVAAAVKESESTDQASWATAVAIAADNSDVANVLFAAEQIVDAGDAEIPAQRVHRLRRHLVTQMDRLLRRRNIAFAQWATDAVDAEARPRCRPVQMGFTPLGTLQYMALQPLRITIPEDPEITWRIGRHVVPAPIEQPVDDDFRRVVEATYTDSLDCPGFSNFRSAAQLLESYRRSDSFCDSGWHLITKSDATVGVLLMSLHASKDDKPPAAEVTYMGVLPEFRGGGLGAQILEQAVTWALDHQCDRLLLAVDTENQPAGRIYRQRGFRPILLESIWGRKIENR
- a CDS encoding PDZ domain-containing protein; amino-acid sequence: MRVQRKPMGSPINGLAAILLAGVIGSLLTPAPADAQGLFRRLGNRIRGIAPPTVPPPPVPGYDASRRARGNLIRPNTTPEGSGPVVRNRVPVSPTPDTDRGLQRISPRNDGGGNPAGSNVFEAPLSETDSAGDRGNASGKGPGRLGVEALAVTRPVRGVRIHRILPGSNLRQSGLAEGDILVQFNNRSVTDVDELAVALRSTSPGEDARVRIIRGYTAYDATIRLVGQRSPSPEAVAASTSTDDGDEDATTPPPRLPQRIDASAWKSAVGLTGTSSGDAVGFEIDSVTPGGVAAGAGLRAGDRIVSVDGMAWRDQAVAATLASADRSNPVVVQVIRDNRLIERRLAAPGNADGNGNSGGSDVKDKVAAAQRVESDAAEASDSASTMISGLGSVLGGMFGGSSQSSESKPTPEPQPSASTESPEPGAGDAVEELPAPAGQSDTMDFGDDEPIDSDTFDFPPEREL
- a CDS encoding carboxy terminal-processing peptidase, whose product is MDCCDSATQNLTHRPSSIVARCRPGMAIVMLLVSSSVMNPIAAQEAAPANPPARGPSMQDRQLAQIISQLMPRQHVSSRELDDQISQRALDLYLNMLDPLKIYFLQGDVDQFRQYEASIDDLVKRGDINPAYVIFNRFTKRVDERVAMAMQLLDQDFDFTKEESIVVDPDQAQYARNDAEARDRWRKQIKYAMLLLMDDDKTAEEAKDQLRRRYQRYARRWKDTDSDDLLEMYLTSVTSGFDPHSTYMSPGTLEDFRIQMRLNLEGIGAALREKDGNTVVSSVIPGGAADKDGRLKPDDVIVSVGQGDSGESVDIVEMPLKDVVDLIRGKAGTTVRLGVKPGGVSAVEEYKIIRAQVELEESAARGEILEHQVPGVNQPLKIGYINLPSFYLDMEKARDGGDADYRSSTRDVRKILDDFRAKGVAGVVLDLSKNGGGSLTEAITLTGLFIDHGPVVQVKDSRGNVTKYDDDEHGVAWDGPLVVLTSKLSASASEILAGAIRDYRRGIVIGDPNTHGKGTVQTLVDIGEALFSNQRANLGALKVTLQKFYLPDGESTQLKGVPADIVLPSIIAKMDVGESDLDYAIEFDRVPAKRHDLYSLVPRSMVDQLRRNSQMRVQQNDEFTDLLRRIELYVRQKERDTLSINEEEFKARRKELEAAEEDDKLAEEMSEPSDKIYPDSFYYDEVMNITYEYIQALRAQNLARLN